A window of Antricoccus suffuscus genomic DNA:
GGCGCCGTACATAACGGTGGCTCGCATGTAGTCAGGTCTCCTTAGGAGTTGTTTGGGATCGCTGATTCACCCGCCGTGCCAGGGACAACGGCGGTGGGATGGGCAGGAAGGGCAGGTTCAGCGTCGGGGCGCGTCGTCTCCGGCGGGTTCGGGGACAGTGACGGCGAGGCTGCCTAGTAGCTTCAGCCGCTCCTCGGTCGGGCTCCCCGGCTCGGCGGTGTAGGCGAACATGTGCCACTCGGGGTTCGCGGGCAGGTCCATCGCCTCGTACACCAGCTCAAGGTCACCGACTGCGGGATGGTTGATCCGCTTGATTCCGGTGCGATGGTGCCGCACGTTGTGCGCGGCCCAGCGCTGCTGAAACGCGTCGCTGCGGGTGACCAGTTCACCGATCAGGTCAGTCAGCGCCTTGTCACGGGGATTCTGCCCGGCGTACCCGCGCAGGGTGGCGACAATATCGTCCGCCCCTTTGTCCCAGTCCGGGAAGAAGTTCCGCGCCGCCGGGTTGAAGAACATGAACCGTGCGGTGTTCGCCTGGTTCGACGAATCCTCTAGCAGTGGCGCGTACATCGCCCGGCCGAGCGGATTCGCGGCGAGGAAGTTCATCCGCCGGTCGCGTACCCACACCGGCGCGCCAATAACCGCGTCGAGGAACCGCTGCAGGCTCGGGCGCATTCCCCGCTCGGCGGGTCGCCGCCGCGAGGCCGGTTGCGGGCCCGCGGCGCGGGCGAGATCGTTCAAGTGCTCGGTCTCGGCCTCGTCTAGGTGCAGCGCCCGAGCCAGGCTGTCGAGAATCTCCGCTGACACGCCAGCGAGGTCGCCGCGTTCCATCTTGGCGTAGTAGTCGACGCTGACCGCAGCCAGCATCGCGACCTCCTCACGCCGCAGCCCCGGCACTCGCCGCCGGCCGCCGCCAATGATGCCCGCCTGCTCGGGGGTGATCCGATCGCGCCGGCTCCGCAGGAACTGCGCCACGTCGTTCGTCTGGTCCATGACGTCAACGGTAAGCCGGAGGTCTCGAATCTGGGGCGTACTGGCAGTACACGGATCAGCGGTCACTTCCACCGCCAGAAGGATCGCGATGCACTTGGAGCATGCCTTCAGCAGTCCTCACCCCACACGGCTCTAGGTTCACCAAGCCCGCGCCGTTGCACACCGGGAAAGTCCTCGTGATCGTGCGCAACCAGCAAGAGCAGAACGCCGACGCGCGACCGACGATAGCGGCAAAGGTGCCTGACACGAGCGGCTACGACACGGTGCTAATTGGCAGCCCAGTTTGGAACATGCGAGCGCCCATGACCATGTCCGCCTTCGTTGAAAGCGCGGACCTCACCGGGAAATCGATCCTGCCGTTCGTTACCTACGCCGTCAGCGGTCTGAGCGGCACTGACGACGATTATCGTGCGGCACTCCCAAACGTTGATGTCGGCGACGGTCTGGCGATCCGCGGTGAGATCGTGGCAGATGCTGGCCTAGAACGCGACGAATGGCTGAAAGCTAATGCACTTGCGGTGCGGTAAGCGACGGGGCGTCACGCTCACTGTCTTCGCGGGTGGTTAGGCAGCCGAACGCCCTTAGCGATTTTCGCGATCGGCTGCGATGATAGTCAGGTGGCAAGCAACGAGTCGGAACGATGGGTCGGAGGCTCCTATCCGGACGCTCAGTCTCTGACGCGACCGGAGGTCGGGCGCCTCCTCGTTGCCATGCCCACGCTCGGCGATCCGACGTTCGACCACACCGTCGTCTACCTGGTGTCGGCGTACGACGCGGGCTTTCAGGGCGTCATCATCAACGAGTCGACCCGCGAAGACGTGATG
This region includes:
- a CDS encoding helix-turn-helix transcriptional regulator produces the protein MDQTNDVAQFLRSRRDRITPEQAGIIGGGRRRVPGLRREEVAMLAAVSVDYYAKMERGDLAGVSAEILDSLARALHLDEAETEHLNDLARAAGPQPASRRRPAERGMRPSLQRFLDAVIGAPVWVRDRRMNFLAANPLGRAMYAPLLEDSSNQANTARFMFFNPAARNFFPDWDKGADDIVATLRGYAGQNPRDKALTDLIGELVTRSDAFQQRWAAHNVRHHRTGIKRINHPAVGDLELVYEAMDLPANPEWHMFAYTAEPGSPTEERLKLLGSLAVTVPEPAGDDAPRR
- a CDS encoding flavodoxin — encoded protein: MPSAVLTPHGSRFTKPAPLHTGKVLVIVRNQQEQNADARPTIAAKVPDTSGYDTVLIGSPVWNMRAPMTMSAFVESADLTGKSILPFVTYAVSGLSGTDDDYRAALPNVDVGDGLAIRGEIVADAGLERDEWLKANALAVR